In Desulfonatronospira thiodismutans ASO3-1, a single window of DNA contains:
- a CDS encoding AMP-binding protein yields MLEDQNPLDLAAIENSLCCPGIQGPDNIAWLESSWENPGSFWHGLVQAHQRQVPGRVKSELFRHYDFFYDLAGRFKDRPLQAMQVLDSKGRAQSLSYAELGRQAALLSRAWAGAGAKNGQLVALVLHPGPELAAALLAALKLGLVFSFVPPQGRWLVQRRLKALDPDHLVMDSLHAAQLRAYASRVLPWTVSSSSSDNYPETISSVYPSGSTAALLFDPSSMEPDMPRAVSSDTLYLGAMRDGLIALGLRPGEFFAAPGFNPLTTWPSMLLASLLNAGTIVHMTLEQIREDPRRILSVPCKVLGISRGLRDILLKEPLSLRKSCEHWFRHPGETVDITPWMDWIEAMDLKKSYASNLAWTPVLGGCCLISPRRMGIAHNHVLPAPGSLWHLRDITDPSTPSMGDWGVLVQSIARNLAGHDETQLETTLPAPAVIAPQGQVWNYIRPPHVDQDGLHFPENMVQEVAASALPRGVLCLLITLPGYAARDDSRRVLVVFTAACIRNDGTMNPGQAQIRDHLRRTISRELGAYYLPHKIEFLPLFPRMIQAGEMDQEWSRDQYLSGKLHKKAKNQLFRQIGRFQAVVG; encoded by the coding sequence ATGCTTGAAGACCAAAATCCCCTGGACCTTGCGGCTATAGAGAACAGCCTGTGCTGCCCCGGGATACAGGGGCCGGACAACATCGCCTGGCTGGAATCCTCCTGGGAAAATCCTGGTTCTTTCTGGCACGGACTTGTGCAGGCCCACCAGCGCCAGGTGCCGGGCCGGGTCAAAAGCGAGCTGTTCAGGCATTATGACTTTTTTTATGATCTGGCAGGCCGGTTCAAAGACAGACCGCTTCAGGCCATGCAGGTGCTGGATAGCAAGGGCCGGGCCCAGTCCCTTTCTTATGCGGAACTGGGTCGTCAGGCTGCCCTTCTAAGCCGGGCCTGGGCTGGTGCCGGGGCAAAGAACGGTCAGCTGGTGGCCTTAGTGCTTCATCCCGGTCCTGAACTGGCTGCTGCACTGCTGGCTGCTTTAAAACTGGGCCTGGTGTTTTCCTTTGTGCCTCCGCAGGGACGCTGGCTGGTGCAGAGGCGTCTAAAGGCCTTAGATCCGGATCACCTGGTTATGGACAGCCTGCACGCCGCCCAGTTGCGCGCTTATGCCTCCAGGGTACTGCCCTGGACTGTCTCGTCCTCCTCATCAGATAACTACCCGGAAACCATATCCAGCGTCTATCCCTCTGGAAGCACTGCCGCACTTCTCTTTGACCCTAGCTCCATGGAGCCGGATATGCCCCGGGCTGTCAGCTCGGATACCCTGTATCTCGGGGCCATGCGTGACGGTCTGATAGCCCTGGGGCTTCGTCCGGGGGAGTTTTTTGCTGCTCCTGGATTTAATCCCCTGACAACCTGGCCTTCCATGCTGCTGGCAAGCCTGCTGAACGCCGGAACTATTGTGCACATGACCCTGGAGCAGATTCGCGAAGATCCCCGGCGGATATTATCTGTGCCCTGCAAGGTCCTGGGAATAAGCCGCGGGCTTAGAGATATCCTGCTGAAGGAGCCCTTGAGTCTGCGCAAGAGCTGTGAGCACTGGTTCCGCCATCCCGGGGAGACTGTGGATATCACACCCTGGATGGACTGGATAGAGGCCATGGATCTCAAAAAAAGCTATGCATCCAACCTGGCCTGGACCCCGGTTCTGGGAGGGTGCTGCCTGATTTCGCCCAGACGAATGGGTATTGCGCACAACCATGTCCTGCCGGCCCCTGGCAGCCTCTGGCACCTAAGGGACATTACAGACCCATCCACCCCGTCCATGGGCGACTGGGGGGTCCTGGTTCAAAGTATTGCCCGCAATCTAGCTGGTCATGATGAGACACAACTCGAAACCACGTTGCCTGCACCAGCAGTTATAGCCCCTCAGGGGCAGGTGTGGAACTATATTCGACCTCCTCATGTGGACCAGGATGGACTGCATTTTCCGGAAAACATGGTCCAGGAAGTAGCAGCCAGTGCTCTGCCCCGGGGAGTGCTTTGCCTGCTCATTACCCTGCCGGGTTATGCCGCCAGGGATGATTCCCGCCGGGTACTGGTGGTCTTTACCGCAGCCTGCATCAGAAATGACGGCACTATGAATCCCGGCCAGGCCCAGATCCGGGACCACCTGCGCCGGACAATTTCCAGGGAGCTTGGAGCATACTACCTGCCACACAAAATAGAATTTCTGCCGCTCTTTCCCCGGATGATCCAGGCAGGGGAGATGGATCAGGAATGGTCCAGGGATCAGTACCTGAGTGGCAAACTGCACAAAAAGGCCAAAAATCAACTGTTCCGTCAGATTGGCAGGTTTCAGGCTGTGGTGGGGTGA